TTCTATGGTATGCTTGGGTTCGTGCCCTTCATCAAGTCTCTAGGCTTTTTGGGATTGCAACAAATTTGGGAGATATACCCTCTCGGATTCATCCACGGCTTTGTGATGGGTGGACTGTCATCGTACTGCCGAGCCTTCTATGGAGAGATCATTCCGCCTGGATCAGAGGCTGCTTTCTATGCCCTCTACGCGATCACAGATAAGGGAAGCTCAGCTGTCGGACCTGCGATTGTCGGCGTGCTGATCGATAATGCTGGATCGATCCGGCCGGCTTTCATCTTTCTAGCTGTACTGATTGCCCTTCCGATCCCGCTAGTCTATATGGTCGACATGAGAAAAGGGAGGGAGGATGCGATCGCTCTGTCGCAGCATGCCGGATATAGCGGGATTGAACCAATCAGGATGGAAGAATATGATCGTGTTGAAGAATATGATGTCGGAACTGGGCTGTTGAGGCgcgacgaagcagaagacgtgGCGAGATGAGGCAGCGCTTCGCGTACCAGTGTCGATGGTGTCGTAAAGGTCTTTGAGCCACCCATTACTGTCAGGAGCATGAGAGGAAATCAATGTCCTTTCACGATGCAGCGCCGTATGCAAGTTGTCCTGCAGATCCCCATTTGTCATCCCGCAGGTATTGCCAATTTCGAGCTCCCATGCCTTGAGCTATGCATTCATATCTCATTTATCATAGCATATTCCATGCTTTCTTTCCAGTCCCATGCGCCTCGCTCAAACATGTACATAACGTCTCTTGTGGTATTCCGACACTCGTATCACAAACCTAAACTCCTTCTCACGTCTCGCCTGACCCTTTCTTCGAACTCCGGTCTCCGCTCTCGCCACATCTTCGCCGCATCAATATTCGCTGGTGACTCGTCATTTGGCTCCGCAATCATGCTCATGACAGATATCAAGATCTTCTCTACGCTTTGTATGGGACTCCATCGTTCTGAGGCGGATTCGTAGTGGTTCGGGTCGTCACCAGGAGGGTGCAGGATAGAGATACAGACTACGCCGTTGGGGTAGACTATTGGCGAGTGTCAGCAAGCACCCCACCTACGAGTCGAGGGCTTGTAAAGTACCATTTGGATGCCATAGATCGCAAGTGAATTTCATGGTCGGCGGCATAAGAGGGTAGTCCTTGGGGAACTTGAGCTCTGCTGGAAAGACACCGCCTTCGAAAGGTGTCCCTTCCGGGCCTTGGATTATTGCTTCCCAGACGAAGAGATCATCTTCGTTGACGGGTCCAGCGGTGATGCCTTCGGGCGGGTCTACGGTGAGAGCTTTGTACTCCTGAAAGAGTCGTTTGGAAGCCACGGAGTTCATGGCGAGTTATATTCGATCTTTATGTCGCGGAGAGATGCGAACTGATCCCTAATAGACGTTGGACAACTGTCGTGAGTCGTCACTTACAGCAAGCACCGGCAAGCATGAGCCGAGATCGTCGGTGTCGGCACAAAACTTTCGCCGATCCGAAGCACTATTTCCAGTCGCCGACCACAACACGTCTTCCCTTCGCGCTCATCTCTTGCCGCCGGCTGCTAACTACTGTGCCTCATGCAAGCTATTTTGATCCCGGCAAGTGGAAATTGGACTGTGAGGGCATACGTTGGAGTTGCTGCGTGCGGGGCTGCACAAGATGCTCGGCTACAGGAACATACATGCGTTCCGCTCTTACAAACCTGACTGACACTCACTCAAGTTGGCTACCTTGACCGGTCGAAGATGGAAGAAGGGCCACCTGCAAGTCTCCTTGGTTTCTATGAACTGATCAAGAGAACTCCACTGGGACAGCTCTTTGGTCACCCGAACGCGATTCAGCCGCCAGAATGCCGCTCGTCCATGCTGGCCCAAGAATCCATGCTACGACTGGCGCCTCAAACAATGGAGCAAAACATTTCAAACTATCCTATGACGCCCAGATTCCAGGAAGCACTGTTTGAATTCAGAGGCGGCTTTTGCCCAATGTGCCCGCAGAGCGTGAAGCACATACATGGCGTCCAGGGAGGCGGCGTCTTCAACATAGAAGGCATGCCCGGAGTGAGCGTCTATCCACGCTTGTTCGTCGAGAAGTCGATAGAGCGGAGACTTGTCGATGAGCTACTTGTTGGAGAGGAGAAGTTGAGCACGCTGCCTCCCGTTGCTGCGTCAGGTAATGCGGTTATTGGTGAGCCGAAGCCATTGCCAAAGAGCGTTGCCACATTCTTTGCTGGACTGTTCGATCTTCGGGAGCAGAGCGGCGCTTTGCAGATCTCCAATGCAGCTTACCCGTCAGATCTGAAGCCTGTTAATAGAGAAGGGGGACCTCAGCTCCTCGTTTCACTCGGCTGTGACTGTATACTGGTTCTCGGATCGGCCAGAGGCGATGATGAACCTGTGTTTGATCAACCCGCGAACTACTACGAGCGCACAAACTCGAAGTTGACGAATCCTCAGGAGCATGGTGGTCCTTTCCAAGGAGTAGCACGTCGAACTGGATATGCGGCTATTCTGTTACGATCAGGCGATGCGCTCACTCTCAGCGAAGAGGCTATTCGCACGTGGATTGGCATTGCTCAAGTCCTGGAAGGCACCTTCCCTTTCTCAGGAAAGGGGCGTGCGCACATTGCCAACAGAGCTACTGGGCATGATCCGGAAGCATTCCACATTCGACTGGAGACTCATCATGTGTTATTGCGAGCCTCTTAGTTTGTCAAAATTTATTCGAAACATTGTGCTATGTGCTCAATTTGTAATGGGACGGCGGAATTTCGACATTGACGTGTCTGCGTGTGCTAAGGTCAGGCTAGAGCATGTCCGTCGCCAAGTGAAGAAGCTTTCTACGCCTTCAGAAGCATGCGAAGTTCTTTGGTGTACTCTGCTTTTCTTAAGCAAGGCCTATGTGCTGTGCCACATACGTGATGCTGCGCCCTCTAGGTGCAAGCGCTAGCGCCTCACCGGTGCCAGGATCCATTTGATGGGCGCCTATCGGACCCGCACCACATATTCTCTTTGGCCCAACATGATCTGGATGTCTTTCCAACATTCAGTTTGCTACCCTTATCAGCAAATCCGACTGACGCTCTAAAGCAAAGGGATCTACTTACTGAAGTTTTTGCCAGTAATTCCCCTCGAGCATCGTCACCACTCTGCAAGCATGGCTGCAGATCCGATCAACAGAACGGCCGAACTTTGTGAGCTCCTCGCAAACACTGAGCTTGAGGACATGCTCCGCAGGCACTATATACTGGACCGGCGAGACTTTCCTGGAAGAGGTCCACCATCTGGACATCCCCTGGAAAGAGCTCGCAAGGAGACCATGAATCTCATGCAGAACTACCACAAACTACAAGAAGCGCTTTTTGATTTCAGGGGCGGCTACTGCGTTATGTGTCACTTGCCACCGGAGCGGCGTCATCTTAACAGAAAGCATGCACATGGCTGTCAGGGAACAGGTGTGCGCATGGTTAGGGACATTCCTGGGATGCTTCTCTACCCGAAGTTCttgcaagagaagaaagtgCTCATGAAGCTGATTGATGAGGTGCTGCTGTCTCCCGAACACGACTTTCTGGGCGGCGGCAAAGGTTATCTTCCGACCGACGTAGCCGCTGTGATGGGAAGCATTTTCGATCTGGGATCGAGAAATGCTGTCACGCAGGTTTCGACACCAGATGAAATGATAGCTTTGGACTCGCCGTCACTGAACGACGAGGCATCACTACATGTCCCTCTCGGATGCGATGCTGTGCTTGTCATAGCTTTGCAGGACGAAGATCTTTGTCCACTACCTGGTGCGAGCGGAGGATCCAACTCCAGGACCCATTTCCGACCGCCTCCACAATCAATTCATTCTCACGATCCTCCCAAAGATGAGCCTGAGCCGTTGTACGCGATGGAGACCTCTGTCGTGACAGGTCACAGAAGTGGAATGGCAGCTGTTCTGCTGCGTGCGGGAGACGTGATTACATTTACCGGTCCCGCACAGCGTGCATGGAAGGGGATCGCCAAAGTGGTGCCTGGAAGCTGGCCGGAATGGGAACACGAGTGGCCATGCTGGGGTGAGAGAGCTACTGAATCTGAAATCGAGACTCACAAGGGCTGCGTGAAAGGGACTCATGTGGATCTCATCATCTCTTGAAAGATCAGCAAGACATGGCCGACACAGTCGAGGCGAAGGTAAGATTTTCCATCGCAAGATACCCAAATCATACAATTGAAAGAGCTACGCTATGCTCAGTATGTCTCTGGTTCTCAACACTTTCTCTACCAAGCATCGTGCCGTAGATCGACTTTCAcgacctcatcttcctcgcaaACTCCTCCTTGATCAACTCATTCTGCTTCTCCGGTCCAGCCTTCAACATAAATCCGTCCTATCACATCCACATTAGCAAATTCGACCTCAAAGAGCCATGAGTTTTTGAAAAGACTTACCCAAATCCAGGTCGGCATCCACCACTTCATATACACAAACAGCGGCGTAAGTGGTCCCACAAAAATCTTCCCATTCTTTCCACTCTCCACTTTATTCACCATCAACTTCGCATActcttccacttccattCCCGCCGGACGATTAGTTCCAGCTTTCCGCTCCTTCAACCACTGACCCAGAGGAGCATAATATGAAGTCGAAGGCAACTCAGTCAACTTCTCGTTTTCGTGAAGTTTTGTCTCGATGATTCCCGTCACGACAGTAATGACTCTGACGCCAAGAGGCTGGA
This genomic interval from Cercospora beticola chromosome 7, complete sequence contains the following:
- the UBC7 gene encoding Ubiquitin-conjugating enzyme E2 7; protein product: MNSVASKRLFQEYKALTVDPPEGITAGPVNEDDLFVWEAIIQGPEGTPFEGGVFPAELKFPKDYPLMPPTMKFTCDLWHPNVYPNGVVCISILHPPGDDPNHYESASERWSPIQSVEKILISVMSMIAEPNDESPANIDAAKMWRERRPEFEERVRRDVRRSLGL